One window of Gemmatimonadaceae bacterium genomic DNA carries:
- a CDS encoding cytochrome C oxidase subunit IV family protein has translation MAHEPTHPDTATAEGHMSGGEHHHPGWSTYWKVATILTLITVFEVWAYYVPSFVASRAFVPSLLVMSAVKFAVVVMFYMHLKYDHKLFRTLFTGPLLIAALTLTSLLFLFGQLAARFGPGR, from the coding sequence ATGGCACACGAACCAACTCATCCGGATACCGCCACCGCCGAAGGCCATATGAGCGGCGGGGAACATCATCATCCCGGCTGGTCCACCTACTGGAAGGTGGCCACCATCCTCACGCTCATCACCGTGTTCGAGGTGTGGGCGTACTACGTCCCGTCATTCGTGGCGTCGCGGGCGTTCGTGCCATCGCTGCTCGTGATGTCGGCGGTGAAGTTCGCGGTCGTCGTGATGTTCTACATGCATCTCAAGTACGACCATAAGCTCTTCCGCACACTGTTCACCGGCCCGCTGCTGATCGCGGCGCTGACGCTGACCTCGCTTCTTTTCCTCTTCGGGCAGCTCGCTGCGCGGTTTGGCCCGGGCAGGTAA
- a CDS encoding cytochrome c oxidase subunit 3 — translation MTAPAAGHYTTTGLDSRKIAIWAFIGSECMLFVSLISTYLIYKGRSLAGPYPHEAYVSPTGEHFNPILNIPVTSASTFVLLMSSLAMVLALAAVQNKNVPRHTRGERILGSSRLWLWMTALLGMTFLSFQAFEFTSFVHEGLTIRTNLFGSSFFTLTGFHGAHVTAGVIWLLTLLAIDYRRGLGPADAANVDIAALYWHFVDVVWIAIFTLVYLIR, via the coding sequence ATGACAGCACCAGCCGCAGGTCACTACACGACCACGGGTCTCGACAGCCGGAAGATCGCAATCTGGGCCTTCATCGGCTCGGAGTGCATGCTCTTCGTGTCCCTCATCTCGACCTATCTCATCTATAAAGGGCGCAGTCTCGCCGGCCCGTATCCGCACGAGGCGTACGTCAGCCCCACCGGCGAGCACTTCAATCCCATCCTCAACATCCCGGTCACGTCGGCGTCAACGTTTGTCCTGCTGATGTCGTCGCTGGCGATGGTGCTGGCGCTCGCCGCGGTGCAGAACAAGAACGTGCCCAGGCACACCCGGGGAGAGCGAATCCTCGGTTCATCCAGGCTCTGGCTATGGATGACGGCGCTCCTCGGCATGACGTTCCTCAGCTTCCAGGCGTTCGAGTTCACGTCGTTCGTTCACGAAGGGCTGACGATTCGCACCAATCTGTTCGGCTCGTCGTTCTTCACCCTGACTGGCTTCCATGGCGCGCACGTTACGGCCGGCGTGATCTGGCTGCTCACGCTGCTGGCGATCGACTACCGCCGCGGACTTGGCCCGGCCGACGCGGCGAATGTAGACATCGCGGCACTGTACTGGCACTTCGTTGACGTGGTGTGGATCGCGATCTTCACTCTGGTTTACCTGATCAGGTAG
- a CDS encoding sensor domain-containing diguanylate cyclase codes for MNAQNGNEVQALRAALRNTETELQRFRDEEESRKHLVEVLNEVMGNLPTDEIFHLLARRLARALNLSHASVILAKPGERTGVVATAFEQPHLHDLEIELDKYPEVISALHGRIPVLIPDLQHCPLYAPLRAKWAEEGTHIDVRSVMALPFPLDDEKAGVFLLRRTVDTPVFDAADVQFAETVVKGGVAAIQRAHAIESTRADNHRLEALAQTDPLTQLVNRRALTIRLVTEMERVRRYNAPLAMLLVDLDHFKLVNDTYGHLVGDDVLSGVASLLQHAVRSVDLVARYGGEEFVIVLPETGQHGAVSFAERVRDKMAAHRFPVAGGQEIHLTASIGVATYPSSQIESAEDLFRAADAALYRAKGSGRNLVCS; via the coding sequence TTGAACGCACAGAATGGCAACGAGGTGCAGGCGCTGAGGGCGGCGCTCCGCAATACGGAGACTGAGCTTCAGCGTTTCCGCGACGAAGAAGAGTCGCGGAAGCATCTCGTCGAAGTTCTGAACGAGGTGATGGGAAATCTCCCGACCGATGAGATTTTCCATCTTCTCGCGCGGCGACTGGCGCGGGCGCTGAATCTCTCGCATGCATCGGTGATTCTGGCGAAGCCAGGTGAGCGAACGGGTGTGGTCGCGACGGCTTTCGAGCAGCCCCACCTGCACGACCTCGAGATCGAGCTCGACAAGTATCCCGAGGTCATCTCCGCGCTGCACGGACGTATCCCGGTGCTGATACCCGACCTCCAGCACTGTCCGTTGTACGCGCCGCTGCGCGCGAAGTGGGCGGAGGAGGGGACGCATATCGACGTCAGGTCGGTGATGGCGCTGCCATTTCCGCTCGACGACGAGAAGGCCGGCGTCTTCCTGCTGCGCCGAACGGTGGACACCCCCGTGTTCGATGCCGCCGACGTACAGTTCGCCGAGACGGTGGTGAAGGGCGGCGTGGCGGCGATCCAGCGCGCCCACGCGATCGAGAGCACGCGGGCGGACAATCATCGCCTCGAGGCGCTGGCGCAGACCGATCCGCTGACGCAACTCGTCAACCGGCGTGCGTTGACGATCCGGCTGGTGACGGAGATGGAGCGGGTGCGGCGGTACAACGCGCCGCTCGCGATGCTGCTGGTGGATCTCGATCATTTCAAACTGGTCAACGACACGTACGGTCACCTGGTGGGAGACGACGTGCTGTCCGGCGTCGCGTCGCTGCTTCAGCATGCGGTGCGGAGCGTCGATCTCGTGGCCCGCTACGGTGGTGAGGAGTTCGTGATCGTTCTGCCGGAGACTGGACAGCATGGCGCCGTCTCGTTCGCCGAGCGCGTCCGGGACAAGATGGCGGCGCATCGATTCCCGGTCGCCGGAGGCCAGGAGATACATCTCACGGCGAGCATCGGGGTGGCAACGTATCCGTCGTCGCAGATCGAGTCGGCGGAGGATCTCTTCAGGGCCGCCGATGCGGCTCTCTATCGCGCCAAGGGGAGCGGGCGTAATCTAGTCTGCAGCTGA
- a CDS encoding CoA-binding protein translates to MTTDIETPIARWREHIIDSHEGIRRVIADTRRIAVLGIKEGDHRPAFFVPKYAQHAGYEIVPVPVYYPDATEMLGEPVYRTVSAVPGEVDMVNVFRRSEDIPPHVDDIIAKKPKSVWFQLGIRNDEAAERFAKAGIDVVQDRCLLVELRRLGK, encoded by the coding sequence ATGACAACCGATATCGAAACTCCGATTGCCCGCTGGCGCGAACACATCATTGATTCGCACGAAGGAATCCGTCGCGTCATCGCCGATACGCGGCGGATCGCCGTGCTCGGTATCAAGGAAGGAGACCACCGCCCGGCATTCTTCGTACCCAAGTATGCGCAACACGCTGGCTACGAGATCGTGCCGGTGCCGGTCTACTATCCGGACGCCACCGAGATGCTTGGCGAGCCGGTGTACCGCACGGTCTCCGCGGTTCCGGGAGAAGTGGACATGGTGAACGTCTTCCGCCGATCCGAGGACATCCCGCCGCACGTTGACGACATTATCGCGAAGAAACCGAAGTCAGTCTGGTTTCAACTCGGCATCCGCAATGACGAGGCCGCCGAGCGATTCGCGAAAGCCGGCATAGATGTGGTGCAGGACCGTTGCCTGCTGGTCGAATTGCGGCGGCTCGGGAAGTAG
- a CDS encoding cytochrome c oxidase assembly protein — translation MIVLALLHPFTRFSWLSWSIHPSTVIGLAALGALYLWRARDASAERPLSGWRKLSFFSALFVIFASLNGPIHDLSDNYLFSGHMVQHLLLTLAMPPLLIAGVPGWMIRPLLRNRAIGWLARRLTRPIACFAIFNIVIAAWHLPVLYNAAMDNHDIHIFEHLMFMASAVLMWWPLASQLPELPRLSYPGQMLYCFLMSIPMSIVAVYITMSDHILYPAYSSAPRIMALSPMEDQLLGGLIMWVPGGLIFVIIMSVVFFKWAAHGEDDTAGAQVDWKPVYDSMRARSLNA, via the coding sequence ATGATCGTGCTGGCGCTGCTGCACCCGTTCACCCGGTTCAGCTGGCTCTCGTGGTCCATTCATCCGAGCACCGTCATCGGACTGGCAGCACTCGGAGCGCTGTATCTCTGGCGGGCGCGTGACGCGTCCGCCGAGAGACCGCTCAGCGGATGGCGGAAGCTCTCGTTCTTTTCCGCGCTGTTCGTCATCTTCGCGTCGCTCAACGGTCCCATCCACGACCTGAGCGACAACTATCTGTTCAGCGGCCACATGGTGCAGCATCTGCTGCTCACGCTGGCGATGCCGCCGCTGCTGATCGCCGGTGTGCCGGGCTGGATGATCCGCCCGCTGCTTCGGAATCGAGCCATCGGCTGGCTCGCGCGCCGACTGACGCGGCCGATCGCCTGCTTCGCGATCTTCAACATCGTGATCGCCGCCTGGCATCTGCCGGTGCTCTACAACGCGGCGATGGACAACCACGACATTCACATCTTCGAGCACCTGATGTTCATGGCGTCGGCAGTGCTGATGTGGTGGCCGCTGGCGAGCCAGCTGCCGGAGCTGCCGCGGCTGTCATATCCCGGACAGATGCTCTACTGCTTCCTGATGAGCATTCCGATGTCCATCGTGGCGGTGTACATCACGATGTCCGACCACATTCTGTATCCCGCATATTCATCGGCTCCGCGCATCATGGCGCTCTCGCCGATGGAGGATCAGCTTCTTGGCGGTCTGATAATGTGGGTGCCGGGCGGACTGATCTTCGTGATCATCATGTCCGTCGTCTTCTTCAAGTGGGCCGCGCACGGCGAGGACGACACGGCTGGCGCGCAGGTAGACTGGAAGCCGGTGTATGACTCGATGAGAGCCCGCTCGCTGAACGCCTGA
- a CDS encoding EAL domain-containing protein, whose product MHPFPRLSLATAGRTRLGRASGLTPSHLVLEMTESMLVHDNRATLERLHALKTLGVRLSIDDFGTGYSSLAYLERFPVDSLKMDRSFISGLGTEQSKSPLAEAVIGLGRILGLRVVAEGIETKEQWDRLRLLGCGLGQGFYVSYPLPADQFERLIAGSTASAKGLVSGSFPAGSSGRLRTPVTGLRAIS is encoded by the coding sequence GTGCACCCCTTCCCCCGTCTTTCACTCGCGACCGCGGGAAGGACTCGCCTCGGTCGGGCCTCCGGTCTCACGCCGAGCCACCTCGTGCTGGAGATGACGGAAAGCATGCTGGTGCATGACAACCGCGCGACACTGGAGCGGCTGCACGCACTGAAGACACTCGGAGTCCGGCTTTCCATCGACGATTTCGGTACCGGCTACTCGTCGCTTGCGTACCTCGAGCGCTTCCCTGTGGACAGTCTCAAGATGGACCGGTCATTCATCAGCGGGCTCGGCACCGAGCAGTCGAAGTCGCCACTTGCCGAAGCGGTCATCGGCCTGGGCCGGATTCTCGGATTGCGGGTCGTGGCCGAAGGGATCGAGACGAAGGAACAGTGGGACCGCCTGCGACTTCTCGGATGCGGGCTGGGCCAGGGTTTCTATGTATCGTATCCCCTTCCAGCTGACCAGTTCGAGCGGCTTATTGCTGGTTCGACGGCCTCCGCGAAAGGGCTTGTGAGCGGTAGTTTCCCGGCCGGCTCGAGCGGGCGTCTGCGCACACCTGTAACTGGTTTAAGGGCAATAAGTTAG
- a CDS encoding zinc-binding dehydrogenase — MRALTISAHGGVEQLEFRTDVAVPEPAPGTVRVRIRAAALNHLDVFTVAGFPGITITPPWVMGADGTGVIDSIGDGVHSVKPGDRVVINPGISDGACEFCQAGEQSLCIHFRLLGEHLPGTLAEYVVVPAGNVRTIPESISDETAAAFTLATLTAWRMVVTRANVGPGDNVLIWGIGGGVAQAALQIAKQCGARVWVTSGSDAKLERARELGADETLNHRTQSVGKEIRARTAKRGVSVVIDSVGQATWEQSLVALGRAGRLVTCGGTSGALVQTDVRRLFWNQWTIMGSTMGNDAEFDAVTEELRAGRLTPVVDSVFDLENGREAYARMVAGEQFGKIVVKVGQ, encoded by the coding sequence TTGCGAGCACTCACCATCTCCGCGCACGGCGGGGTAGAACAGCTCGAATTCCGCACCGACGTCGCCGTGCCTGAACCCGCGCCCGGCACCGTTCGCGTCCGCATCCGTGCCGCGGCCCTCAATCACCTCGACGTTTTCACGGTCGCGGGCTTTCCCGGGATCACCATAACGCCACCCTGGGTGATGGGCGCCGACGGGACTGGCGTCATTGATTCAATCGGTGACGGGGTTCATTCGGTGAAGCCCGGCGACCGCGTGGTCATCAATCCCGGCATCAGTGACGGAGCCTGCGAATTCTGCCAGGCCGGCGAACAGTCCCTCTGTATCCACTTCAGGCTTCTCGGTGAACACCTTCCGGGAACTCTCGCCGAGTACGTCGTGGTTCCTGCTGGAAACGTGCGGACGATTCCGGAAAGTATCTCCGACGAGACGGCCGCCGCGTTTACCCTCGCGACACTTACGGCGTGGCGGATGGTCGTGACACGCGCGAACGTCGGCCCGGGCGACAACGTCCTGATATGGGGAATTGGGGGCGGGGTTGCACAGGCGGCGCTACAGATCGCGAAACAGTGTGGGGCCCGGGTGTGGGTGACGTCGGGCAGTGACGCGAAGCTCGAGCGCGCGCGGGAACTCGGCGCCGACGAAACGCTGAACCATCGCACGCAATCCGTCGGTAAGGAGATCCGCGCCCGTACTGCAAAGCGTGGAGTCAGCGTCGTGATTGACAGCGTCGGGCAGGCGACATGGGAACAATCGCTCGTCGCGCTTGGGCGGGCCGGACGGCTCGTCACCTGCGGAGGCACGTCCGGTGCGCTGGTTCAGACCGACGTGCGCCGCCTTTTCTGGAACCAGTGGACGATCATGGGCTCGACGATGGGCAACGATGCCGAATTCGACGCCGTCACGGAGGAGCTCAGAGCGGGCAGGCTGACTCCAGTGGTGGACTCGGTCTTCGACCTGGAGAACGGCCGCGAAGCCTACGCCCGGATGGTTGCGGGCGAGCAGTTCGGAAAAATCGTCGTGAAGGTCGGGCAATGA
- a CDS encoding saccharopine dehydrogenase C-terminal domain-containing protein: protein MKMLVLGAGLQGSACAYDLLQNDEVTEVRLADLDVGHIAPFLAPYSGRRLIPTPLDVRDTDAVRALMREANAVMSAIPYYFNLDLARLATETGVHFCDLGGNTDIVVEQKKLDATARRKGVTVVPDCGLAPGMVNILAQYGISQMDSVDEVKIYVGGLPQNPEPPLNYQIVYSLEGVLDYYTTLSWVVRDGKQTQVKALSEREPVHFDAPVGELEAFHTAGGLSTMAARYEGRIPTMEYKTLRYPGHAQIMEAIRELGLLELEPIEVKGVMVSPRDVAVAAMGPRLTKPKGKDLVALRVTVKGKKAGNPKMIEFELVDRYDEERGISAMMRTTGYSLSITGQMQARGEVQPPGVHTPDECIPAVRYIDELRKRGIDIKVSES, encoded by the coding sequence ATGAAGATGCTGGTTCTCGGGGCGGGGCTTCAGGGCTCAGCCTGCGCGTACGATTTGCTGCAGAACGACGAAGTGACGGAAGTACGACTCGCCGATCTCGATGTCGGGCACATCGCCCCGTTTCTGGCGCCGTATTCGGGCAGGCGGCTGATTCCCACACCGCTCGACGTGCGCGATACCGATGCAGTGCGGGCGCTCATGCGCGAAGCCAACGCGGTGATGAGCGCCATTCCGTACTACTTCAACCTCGACCTCGCGCGGCTCGCCACCGAGACCGGCGTTCATTTCTGCGACCTCGGCGGAAACACCGATATCGTGGTCGAACAGAAGAAGCTCGACGCGACAGCGCGGAGAAAGGGGGTCACCGTTGTTCCCGACTGCGGACTGGCGCCGGGAATGGTGAACATCCTGGCGCAGTACGGCATCAGTCAGATGGACAGCGTGGACGAGGTGAAGATCTACGTCGGCGGACTGCCGCAGAATCCGGAGCCACCGCTCAACTATCAGATCGTGTACTCGCTCGAGGGCGTGCTCGACTACTACACGACGCTGTCGTGGGTCGTGCGCGACGGAAAGCAGACGCAGGTGAAGGCACTGTCGGAGCGGGAGCCCGTGCACTTCGACGCGCCGGTTGGCGAGCTCGAGGCGTTCCACACCGCCGGTGGTCTTTCGACGATGGCGGCGCGCTACGAAGGCAGGATTCCGACGATGGAATACAAGACGCTCCGGTATCCCGGGCACGCGCAAATCATGGAAGCGATCCGTGAGCTCGGCCTCCTCGAGCTGGAGCCGATCGAGGTGAAGGGAGTGATGGTCTCGCCGCGCGATGTCGCCGTCGCCGCGATGGGCCCGCGCCTCACGAAGCCCAAGGGGAAAGATCTCGTGGCGCTGAGAGTGACGGTGAAGGGAAAGAAGGCCGGCAACCCAAAGATGATCGAGTTCGAGCTCGTGGACCGCTACGACGAGGAGCGCGGCATCAGCGCGATGATGCGCACGACCGGATACTCGCTTTCGATCACCGGCCAGATGCAGGCGCGCGGCGAAGTACAACCGCCCGGCGTGCACACCCCCGACGAGTGCATCCCCGCGGTCCGATACATCGACGAGCTCCGCAAGCGCGGCATAGATATCAAAGTCTCCGAGTCGTAA
- the gyrA gene encoding DNA gyrase subunit A — translation MTAPNNRERILPRLIHEEVKESFINYSMSVIVSRALPDVRDGLKPVHRRVLYAMNELGLVPGRPYKKSATVVGDVLGKYHPHGDQSVYDALVRMVQDFSLRYPLVDGQGNFGSVDGDPAAAYRYTESRLTRIAMEMLADIDKNTVNYAPNFDDRLQEPKVLPSAVPNLLINGSSGIAVGMATNIPPHNLSEIVAATVALIDNPELDVAALRKIIKGPDFPTGGYIYGRAGIKDYQETGRGRIVMRARAVIEEKESSNKSQIVINELPYQVNKSRLVADIAELVRDKKLEGISDLRDESDKDGMRIVIELKRDAIPRVVLNQLYKHTTMQSTFGVIMLALVPDPFTGQLVPKIMPLREVLQHYIAHRHEVVIRRTQFDLDKALEREHILEGLKIAVDNIDAVIKLIRAAEDTPTASAQLQKRFKLSERQAEAILNMRLAKLTGLEIEKLEAELKEVRAFVKDMRDILASRPRRMSIIREELLEVVKRYGDERRSEITSDEGEFTIEDLIAEEDMVITISHSGYIKRTSVSTYRKQRRGGRGLSGQTLKDEDFIEKLFIGSTHDYILCFTDDGRCFWLKVHEIPQAGRATKGKPIVNLINVQPDTQIQAMVPVREFSDTQFLLFCTKKGTVKKSALSQYSNVRTTGIKAIKIEPGDELIDVQVTSGTNDIVLATKHGLSVRFHEQDVREMGRDTTGVKGIELRPDDSLVGMVVIKREATILVVTERGLGKCSHIDDYRVQRRGGKGIITVNRTERTGNVVGVMEVLPEDEIMLITRNGVIIRSSVAQIRVTGRIAQGVRLVNLDDGDILTAVARVIPEEDEGDQAGDDSVVLTGEEIGEAEAD, via the coding sequence ATGACCGCGCCCAACAATCGCGAGCGGATTCTGCCGCGCCTCATCCATGAAGAGGTAAAGGAATCGTTCATCAACTACTCGATGAGCGTGATCGTGTCGCGAGCTCTGCCCGACGTCCGCGACGGCCTCAAGCCTGTGCACCGCAGGGTGCTTTATGCGATGAACGAGCTTGGCCTCGTCCCTGGCCGCCCCTACAAGAAGTCGGCGACCGTCGTCGGCGACGTGCTGGGCAAGTATCACCCGCACGGCGACCAGTCGGTTTACGATGCGCTCGTGCGCATGGTGCAGGACTTCTCGCTGCGGTATCCGCTGGTGGATGGTCAGGGCAACTTCGGCAGCGTGGACGGGGACCCGGCGGCGGCGTACCGGTATACCGAGTCGCGTCTCACGCGAATCGCGATGGAGATGCTGGCCGATATCGACAAGAACACCGTCAATTACGCGCCGAACTTCGACGACCGGCTTCAGGAGCCCAAGGTTCTCCCGTCCGCCGTGCCGAACCTGCTGATCAATGGCTCATCGGGAATCGCGGTGGGAATGGCGACGAACATCCCGCCGCACAACCTCAGCGAGATCGTCGCCGCTACCGTCGCGCTGATCGACAACCCGGAGCTCGATGTCGCTGCGCTTCGCAAAATCATAAAGGGCCCCGATTTCCCGACCGGTGGCTACATCTACGGTCGCGCCGGGATCAAGGATTACCAGGAGACGGGACGCGGCCGGATCGTGATGCGCGCCCGCGCGGTGATCGAGGAGAAGGAGAGCTCGAACAAGTCGCAGATCGTCATCAACGAGCTTCCTTACCAGGTCAACAAGTCCAGGCTCGTGGCGGATATCGCCGAGCTGGTGCGCGACAAGAAGCTCGAGGGCATCTCCGACCTGCGCGACGAGTCGGACAAGGACGGAATGCGCATCGTGATCGAGCTCAAGCGCGACGCGATTCCGCGCGTCGTCCTCAACCAGCTCTACAAGCACACGACGATGCAGTCCACGTTCGGCGTGATCATGCTGGCGCTCGTGCCCGATCCGTTCACCGGGCAGCTCGTCCCGAAGATCATGCCGCTGAGGGAGGTGCTCCAGCATTACATCGCGCACCGCCACGAGGTCGTCATCCGTCGGACGCAGTTCGATCTCGATAAGGCGCTCGAGCGCGAGCACATTCTCGAAGGTCTCAAGATCGCCGTTGACAACATTGATGCGGTGATCAAGCTGATCCGCGCGGCGGAGGACACGCCAACGGCGAGCGCGCAGCTTCAGAAGCGGTTCAAGCTGAGCGAGCGGCAGGCCGAAGCGATTCTCAACATGCGCCTTGCCAAGCTCACCGGGCTGGAGATCGAGAAGCTCGAAGCCGAGCTGAAAGAGGTTCGCGCGTTCGTGAAGGACATGCGGGACATCCTGGCCTCACGGCCGCGCCGCATGTCCATCATTCGCGAAGAGCTGCTCGAGGTAGTGAAGCGATATGGCGACGAGCGACGTTCAGAGATCACGAGCGACGAGGGTGAGTTCACCATAGAGGACCTGATTGCCGAAGAGGACATGGTGATCACGATCTCGCACTCCGGGTACATCAAGCGGACCTCGGTCTCGACGTATCGCAAGCAGCGTCGTGGCGGGCGGGGCTTGAGCGGTCAGACGCTCAAGGACGAGGATTTCATCGAGAAGCTCTTCATCGGGTCCACGCACGACTACATCCTGTGCTTCACGGACGATGGGCGGTGCTTCTGGCTCAAGGTGCACGAGATCCCGCAGGCGGGCCGTGCGACGAAGGGCAAGCCGATCGTGAATCTGATCAACGTCCAGCCGGACACTCAGATCCAGGCGATGGTGCCGGTGCGCGAATTCAGCGATACGCAATTCCTCCTCTTCTGCACGAAGAAGGGAACGGTCAAGAAGAGCGCGCTGTCGCAGTACTCGAACGTCCGCACCACGGGAATCAAGGCGATCAAGATCGAGCCGGGCGACGAGCTGATCGACGTGCAGGTGACGAGCGGCACGAACGACATCGTGCTGGCGACGAAGCACGGGCTGTCGGTGCGGTTCCACGAGCAGGACGTGCGCGAGATGGGACGTGACACGACGGGCGTGAAGGGAATCGAGCTCCGGCCCGACGACAGCTTGGTGGGTATGGTCGTGATCAAGCGCGAGGCGACCATCCTGGTGGTGACCGAGCGCGGGCTCGGCAAGTGCTCGCACATAGATGACTACCGTGTGCAGAGGCGAGGCGGGAAAGGAATCATCACCGTGAACCGGACTGAGAGGACGGGTAACGTCGTCGGGGTGATGGAGGTGCTTCCGGAGGACGAGATCATGCTGATCACGCGCAACGGAGTGATCATCCGTTCATCGGTGGCTCAAATCAGGGTGACCGGCCGTATCGCGCAGGGGGTGAGGCTCGTCAACCTGGATGATGGGGACATCCTGACCGCGGTCGCCCGCGTGATTCCCGAGGAAGATGAAGGGGATCAGGCAGGGGACGATTCTGTGGTCCTCACCGGAGAAGAGATCGGCGAGGCGGAAGCGGATTGA
- the dacB gene encoding D-alanyl-D-alanine carboxypeptidase/D-alanyl-D-alanine-endopeptidase, translating to MTGRVRSGQFGIMAVSLTRGDTLFTHNAGTPLMPASTMKILTSAVAFERLGPRYQFSTDVLYDGTLAPDGTLIGNIYLRGDGDPSLSGRYLAGGPEAPMNFLADQLVSRGVKRITGQVIGDASAFDDQKIPEGWLTRYLQAGYAARVSGLSLNENLVWVTITPGSVKLEPATSAIQLVSNVRTVPGGGARLSVRRQLNGTIMVSGRIGSRSPPRRYEYVVEDPALFTTGALKAALVAKGLAVDSGIRLGRTPPSAVKIASIQSPTLDRIISAMNRESINHFAELLMRDAVRGPQRNEQGTVANGQRLLRNFFATKIRADTTYLQISDGSGLSTLDRVTPRAMTQVLGYAHKAEWGPWFHASLPVAGESKLLRRRMRGGAAQGNLHAKTGTTNNVVALGGYVTALNGEVIAFTFIYNGTDRWTAKSMIDVMGQTLANFAR from the coding sequence ATGACGGGAAGGGTGAGAAGCGGTCAGTTCGGGATCATGGCTGTGTCGCTCACTCGCGGCGACACTCTCTTCACGCACAACGCCGGCACGCCTCTCATGCCGGCATCAACGATGAAGATTCTGACCAGCGCCGTGGCCTTCGAGCGGCTCGGTCCCCGCTATCAGTTCAGCACTGATGTCCTCTACGACGGCACGCTGGCACCGGACGGCACGCTCATCGGCAACATCTATCTCCGCGGCGATGGTGACCCGTCGCTGTCCGGCCGATACCTCGCCGGCGGCCCCGAGGCGCCGATGAATTTTCTCGCCGACCAGCTCGTCTCGCGCGGCGTGAAGCGGATCACCGGTCAGGTCATCGGCGACGCGAGCGCATTCGACGATCAGAAGATTCCGGAGGGCTGGCTGACGCGCTATCTGCAGGCGGGGTACGCGGCGCGTGTGTCAGGGCTGTCGCTCAACGAGAATCTCGTCTGGGTCACGATCACCCCAGGTAGTGTGAAGCTCGAGCCGGCAACGAGCGCGATCCAGCTCGTGAGCAACGTGCGCACGGTGCCCGGGGGGGGCGCGAGACTGTCGGTCCGCCGACAGCTCAACGGGACGATCATGGTATCGGGACGGATCGGATCGCGCTCACCACCACGCCGCTACGAGTACGTGGTCGAGGACCCGGCGTTGTTCACCACCGGCGCGCTGAAGGCGGCGCTCGTGGCGAAGGGCCTGGCGGTGGACAGCGGAATCCGGCTCGGCCGCACTCCGCCGTCAGCGGTGAAGATCGCGAGCATCCAGTCGCCGACGCTCGACCGAATCATTTCGGCGATGAACAGGGAGAGCATCAACCACTTCGCCGAGCTGCTGATGCGGGACGCCGTGCGCGGGCCGCAGCGCAATGAACAGGGGACGGTCGCCAACGGACAGAGGCTGCTTCGTAACTTCTTCGCGACGAAGATCCGTGCCGACACGACGTATCTGCAGATCTCCGACGGCAGCGGGCTCTCGACGCTGGACCGCGTCACACCGCGCGCGATGACTCAAGTGCTGGGCTATGCGCACAAGGCGGAGTGGGGCCCGTGGTTCCACGCATCGCTCCCGGTGGCCGGCGAGTCCAAGCTGCTGCGCCGCCGCATGCGCGGCGGCGCAGCACAGGGAAATCTCCACGCCAAGACCGGCACGACGAACAACGTCGTCGCCCTTGGCGGCTACGTCACTGCGCTGAACGGTGAGGTGATCGCATTCACGTTCATATACAACGGGACCGACCGATGGACGGCCAAGTCAATGATAGACGTCATGGGGCAGACGCTGGCCAACTTTGCCCGGTGA